Proteins from one Prosthecobacter sp. genomic window:
- a CDS encoding addiction module protein, translating to MPATLDAISSQVFILPAEQRMRLALALMESVETDNMASANEAWSDEISRRIAAFDTGETRTVPAVDVFRKLREIAPDR from the coding sequence ATGCCAGCCACACTTGATGCTATCTCCAGTCAGGTCTTCATTCTCCCCGCCGAGCAGCGCATGCGTCTGGCACTCGCTTTGATGGAGAGTGTGGAGACTGACAACATGGCCTCTGCGAATGAGGCTTGGTCAGACGAAATTTCCCGCCGGATCGCAGCCTTCGACACTGGAGAGACCAGGACCGTTCCAGCCGTGGATGTTTTCCGCAAGCTCCGCGAGATTGCTCCAGATCGATGA